Proteins encoded by one window of Juglans regia cultivar Chandler chromosome 15, Walnut 2.0, whole genome shotgun sequence:
- the LOC109012238 gene encoding uncharacterized protein LOC109012238, producing MVLVNKSKWVRPAADFVKVNCDTSLDLKNRRKGVRIISRNEEGEALLAVCDSRRNVQSPKVAESMALWKAMQICNELNIQKVIFEGDAKTVIMAVKNDEEILSLVGPLIDDIRNVFKLRKDWFLQFDYREKNSIAHNLAKAALHLDLEKILIEEVPVFIVNNLNFDRRCKHETLL from the coding sequence ATGGTGCTTGTTAATAAGTCTAAATGGGTTCGACCTGCAGCAGATTTTGTAAAGGTTAATTGTGATACATCATTGGACTTGAAGAATAGGAGAAAGGGGGTGAGAATAATTAGTAGAAATGAAGAGGGAGAGGCACTGCTTGCGGTGTGTGATAGTAGAAGGAATGTACAGTCTCCGAAAGTTGCAGAAAGTATGGCTCTGTGGAAGGCAATGCAGATTTGTAATGAACTCAATATTCAGAAAGTCatctttgaaggggatgcaaagACAGTTATCATGGCTGtgaaaaatgatgaagaaattttgTCTCTTGTTGGTCCTTTGATAGATGATATTAGAAATGTCTTTAAGCTTAGGAAGGACTGGTTTTTACAATTTGATTATAGGGAAAAAAACTCTATTGCACACAATTTGGCTAAGGCTGCTTTACACTtagatttggaaaaaattttgataGAAGAAGTTCCGGTCTTCATAGTCAATAATCTGAATTTTGATAGAAGATGTAAACatgaaacacttttataa
- the LOC109012217 gene encoding DNA-binding protein RHL1 has protein sequence MARGSSSSSKKEVRESSRQLGPVVTERKRLKRLAFANNILSETPAEVHQQLSPSKAVIKHHGKDILKKSQRKNKFLFSFPGLLAPVAGGKIGELKDLGTKNPVLYLDFPQGRMKFFGTIVYPTNRYLSLQFPRGGKNVMCEDVFDNMIVFSEAWWIGRKDENPEEARLNFPKELDEGQLIEYDFKGGAGAASTNQPSLHKTEIRLVEEQSPKVEFEVDLSDGENMLKDFTEETPVRHSERTAGRTFNFAESSSGEDSVECNDDVSSSEEKKVVEVDSSTTNCTAGKTENLSNVNIDIDYKDAVERTQIPEQDEGDVVLVSKLKRQSHTATPGTESKGMSHTSDGSLVQATISTLFKKVEGKIAPRNPRKSPSPRVSGQKSRSTESKRSRNEDGPRKKAKVIRAKDAGGRAMAKKKDEIEDDDIEQFSSSSQDGHGSDDDWAA, from the exons ATGGCGCGGGGCTCTTCATCATCATCGAAGAAGGAGGTGCGTGAGAGTAGTAGGCAGCTCGGTCCAGTTGTGACAGAGCGCAAGAGGCTCAAGAGACTAGCATTTGCCAACAACATACTCTCCGAGACTCCGGCCGAGGTCCACCAGCAGCTGAGCCCTTCAAAGGCCGTCATCAAACACCATGGCAAGGACATTCTCAAGAAATCCCAGAGGAAGAACAAGTTCCTATTCTCCTTCCCGGGCCTTCTCGCTCCCGTCGCAGGTGGTAAGATAGGCGAGCTCAAGGATTTGGGTACCAAGAACCCCGTTCTCTACCTCGATTTCCCTCAG GGTCGAATGAAGTTTTTTGGGACTATTGTATATCCGACAAACAGATATTTGTCATTGCAATTCCCAAGAGGCGGGAAGAATGTGATGTGCGAGGATGTCTTTGATAATATG ATTGTATTTTCAGAAGCATGGTGGATTGGGAGAAAAGATGAGAACCCCGAAGAAGCTCGACTTAATTTTCCTAAAGAACTGGATGAG GGACAACTCATTGAATATGACTTTAAAGGTGGTGCAGGTGCTGCATCTACAAATCAGCCTAGTTTACATAAAACAGAGATTAGACTTGTTGAAGAACAGTCTCCTAAAGTTGAGTTTGAAGTTGATTTATCAGATGGTGAAAACATGTTGAAAGATTTTACAGAAGAGACTCCAGTTCGACATTCAGAGAGAACTGCTGGGAGAACTTTTAA TTTTGCAGAATCTTCTTCCGGGGAGGATTCTGTTGAATGCAATGATGATGTATCATCATCAGAAGAGAAGAAAGTAGTGGAAGTTGATTCTTCAACCACAAATTGTACTGCTGGAA AGACTGAAAATCTCAGCAATGTAAATATTGACATTGACTATAAGGATGCTGTAGAAAGAACTCAAATTCCTGAACAGGATGAAGGCGACGTTGTGTTGGTGTCCAAGTTGAAAAGGCAGTCTCACACTGCCACTCCAGGGACTGAATCTAAGGGAATGTCTCACACTAGTGATGGTTCACTTGTTCAGGCTACTATATCCACATTGTTTAAGAAAGTGGAAGGGAAG ataGCACCAAGAAATCCAAGGAAATCTCCATCTCCAAGAG TTTCTGGCCAGAAGTCGAGGAGTACTGAGTCAAAAAGGAGCAGAAATGAG GATGGACCTAGAAAAAAGGCAAAAGTTATCAGGGCAAAAGATGCTg GGGGAAGAGCCATggcaaagaaaaaagatgag ATTGAAGATGATGATATTGAACAATTCTCGAGCTCTTCACAG GATGGCCATGGAAGTGATGATGATTGGGCTGCCTAA